The following proteins are co-located in the Betta splendens chromosome 9, fBetSpl5.4, whole genome shotgun sequence genome:
- the zgc:110329 gene encoding tetraspanin-15, with translation MPSYSELKKTNHFYYFIKFTLNVYSMLFSLMGLCVLCVGVYAEVERQKNRTLEGLFLAPAVVLILLGLVMFTVSVVGMVGSLRDNKTLLHMFLCVLCVLLLLQAVALITALIFEKKTSALFQSSIREGIKHYYDDLDFKNILDYVQQKFSCCGGDEYKDWGVNQYHFCNSTGPLACGVPYTCCVRHKVGEVINTLCGYKTLDQQRETLHEVIHVRGCIHAVNLWMTDNIGITVALCCAIGLPQLLGIILSCVFWNLLVDMSESADMVDFKLKKLQFEYNELDLAGAGWCMCLPRDGGYLPVPDSEPELDPIDVHLEKLKKQQPRTHSQLRELQQSRSASGLDEVDAGQKQKRKH, from the exons ATGCCGTCGTACTCTGAACTGAAGAAAACCAACCACTTCTACTACTTCATCAAATTTACTTTAAATGTCTACTCAATGCTCTTCTCG CTAATGGGtctttgtgtgctgtgtgtgggggtgtatGCTGAAGTGGAAAGGCAGAAGAATCGAACGCTGGAGGGCCTTTTCCTAGCTCCTGCCGTTGTTCTCATCCTGCTGGGTCTAGTGATGTTCACTGTGTCAGTGGTGGGGATGGTTGGATCCCTCCGGGACAATAAGACTCTGTTGCACATG ttcctctgtgttctctgtgtgctgctccttctccaagCAGTTGCACTCATCACAGCTCTCATCTTTGAAAAAAAG ACATCTGCCTTGTTTCAGAGCAGTATACGAGAGGGAATTAAACACTACTATGATGATCTGGACTTCAAAAACATTTTGGACTATGTGCAGCAGAAG ttttcctGTTGTGGAGGAGATGAGTATAAGGACTGGGGAGTCAATCAGTACCATTTTTGCAATAGTACTGGCCCACTAGCCTGTGGGGTTCCATATACTTGCTGTGTCCGTCACAAG GTGGGAGAGGTCATCAACACTTTATGTGGTTACAAAACTCTGGATCAACAG CGTGAAACCCTGCATGAGGTGATTCATGTGCGAGGCTGCATCCATGCTGTCAACCTCTGGATGACTGACAACATTGGAATAACTGTTGCACTCTGCTGCGCTATTGGGCTGCCACAG CTGTTGGGAATTATCCTGAGCTGTGTCTTCTGGAACTTGCTGGTGGACATGAGTGAGTCAGCTGACATGGTGGACTTCAAGCTTAAGAAGCTTCAGTTTGAGTACAACGAGCTAGACCTGGCTGGCGCTGGCTGGTGTATGTGCCTGCCAAGGGATGGCGGTTACCTACCGGTCCCTGACTCTGAGCCCGAACTCGACCCCATCGACGTGCACTTGGAGAAGCTCAAGAAGCAACAACCTCGCACGCACTCTCAGCTTCGAGAACTACAGCAGTCCAGATCAGCGTCGGGTTTGGACGAGGTAGACGCTGGCCAAAAGcaaaaaaggaaacactga